A genomic region of Candidatus Methylomirabilota bacterium contains the following coding sequences:
- the glnT gene encoding type III glutamate--ammonia ligase: protein MTADEIRSRVKKDKVDYLLAQYVDIHGTPRCKGVPARALELFLEGSAGFAGAAVSGMGQGPHDHDMIAVPDLASYTPVPWETGVARLACDITVDGKPWAYCPRTVLRRATEELRRDGYVMMVGAEAEHFLVRRREDGTIVPFDPDGVDTLDKPCYDFKSLAGSMGYLRTLVGYLDELGWEPYASDHEDGTAQYEINWKYTDALTTADRVTFYKMMTSQVAKRFGAIATHMPKPFPHLTGSGTHFHISLWDTARRKNLFLDPKDPRGLGLSKLAYQFLGGAIHHARALTAVVAPTVNDYKRLSVGEFLTGVTSGFTWTPAFISYGDNNRTQMFRIPEPGRFECRLVSGSVNPYLGMAAFIAAGLDGIRRKLDPGEPNIGKNMYTLTPDEVKRGKIGLIPQSLAEAIAAFEEDPVIQGGLGPELAEEFLKVKRQEWVRYHNTVSRWELDRY from the coding sequence ATGACGGCGGACGAGATCCGATCGCGCGTCAAGAAAGACAAGGTCGACTACCTCCTGGCCCAGTACGTCGACATCCACGGGACGCCCCGCTGCAAGGGCGTGCCGGCCCGGGCGCTCGAGCTGTTCCTGGAGGGGTCGGCCGGCTTCGCGGGGGCGGCCGTGTCGGGGATGGGGCAGGGCCCGCACGATCATGACATGATCGCGGTCCCGGACCTCGCCTCCTACACCCCGGTGCCCTGGGAGACCGGGGTGGCGCGCCTGGCCTGCGACATCACCGTGGACGGGAAGCCCTGGGCCTACTGCCCTCGCACGGTGCTCCGCCGGGCGACCGAGGAGCTGCGGCGCGACGGATACGTCATGATGGTGGGAGCCGAGGCGGAGCACTTCCTGGTCCGGCGCCGGGAGGACGGCACCATCGTCCCGTTCGACCCCGACGGCGTCGATACCCTGGACAAGCCCTGCTACGACTTCAAGAGCCTGGCCGGCTCGATGGGCTACCTCCGGACGCTCGTCGGCTACCTGGACGAGCTGGGGTGGGAGCCGTACGCCTCGGACCACGAGGACGGGACGGCCCAGTACGAAATCAACTGGAAGTACACCGACGCCCTCACGACGGCCGACCGGGTCACCTTCTACAAGATGATGACGAGCCAGGTCGCCAAGCGCTTCGGCGCCATCGCCACTCACATGCCGAAGCCGTTCCCGCACCTGACCGGCTCCGGTACCCACTTTCACATCTCGCTCTGGGACACGGCGAGGCGGAAGAACCTCTTCCTCGATCCCAAGGACCCCCGCGGCCTCGGCCTGTCCAAGCTGGCCTACCAGTTCCTGGGCGGCGCCATCCATCATGCCCGAGCCCTGACCGCCGTGGTGGCCCCTACCGTGAACGACTACAAGCGGCTGTCGGTCGGCGAGTTCCTGACCGGCGTCACCTCGGGCTTCACCTGGACGCCGGCCTTCATCAGCTACGGCGACAACAACCGGACGCAGATGTTCCGGATTCCCGAGCCCGGCCGGTTCGAGTGCCGGCTGGTGTCGGGGTCGGTGAACCCCTATCTCGGCATGGCGGCCTTCATCGCGGCCGGCCTCGACGGCATCCGGCGGAAGCTCGACCCCGGCGAGCCCAATATCGGGAAGAACATGTACACGCTGACGCCCGACGAGGTGAAGCGCGGCAAGATCGGTCTCATCCCCCAGAGCCTGGCCGAGGCGATCGCCG